The following are from one region of the Thermodesulfovibrionales bacterium genome:
- the flgM gene encoding flagellar biosynthesis anti-sigma factor FlgM → MKIHGERPLNSQVSGQELKKISEQQTINIQKKEVSQSLRNDRVDISERAKEAARLMEELKSLPEIRQQKIDELREAIKSGKYMVDSIKLAEKILREL, encoded by the coding sequence ATGAAGATTCACGGAGAAAGGCCTTTAAATTCACAGGTATCAGGTCAGGAACTAAAAAAGATCTCAGAGCAACAGACTATCAATATCCAGAAAAAAGAAGTTTCCCAATCACTGAGAAACGACAGAGTTGATATCTCGGAAAGGGCAAAAGAGGCAGCCAGGTTGATGGAAGAACTCAAGAGCCTTCCAGAGATAAGACAGCAGAAGATTGATGAATTGAGGGAGGCAATAAAGAGCGGTAAATACATGGTTGATTCAATAAAGCTTGCAGAGAAGATATTAAGGGAGCTATGA
- a CDS encoding peptidoglycan DD-metalloendopeptidase family protein: MRINHLIEHQTGRSLEPQEGRRNIREVSKELESLFLYELLKIMRRTVGSQDSLQKDVYTSLFDLELSKLLAERGTGLQKVIERQLLNSPLLSTGLDLNSNPVLPADGAVTSKFGERLHPLTGKWSLHKGIDIAAPYGSPVRAVRDGKVIFSGYTDGYGNLVVIDHGDGILTRYAHNRKNMVKEGDRVKAGDIIAEVGSSGLSTGAHLHFEVFLDDKPIDPERFFKIKDRVA, from the coding sequence ATGAGGATAAATCATTTAATAGAGCACCAGACCGGCAGATCCTTAGAGCCACAGGAAGGGAGAAGAAATATAAGAGAAGTTTCTAAGGAGCTTGAGTCACTTTTTCTCTATGAGCTCCTCAAGATAATGAGAAGGACTGTAGGTTCTCAGGACTCTCTTCAGAAGGATGTATACACTTCTCTCTTTGACCTTGAGCTATCAAAATTACTTGCTGAAAGGGGTACCGGTCTTCAGAAGGTAATAGAGAGACAGCTTCTAAATTCTCCTCTATTATCCACGGGATTGGACTTAAACTCAAATCCTGTTCTGCCGGCAGATGGAGCTGTGACCTCTAAATTTGGCGAAAGGCTTCATCCTTTAACAGGTAAATGGAGCCTTCATAAAGGGATCGACATTGCTGCTCCTTATGGTTCTCCTGTAAGGGCTGTCAGGGATGGCAAAGTTATCTTCAGCGGATATACGGACGGCTACGGAAACCTTGTTGTTATAGATCATGGAGATGGAATTCTAACAAGATACGCTCATAACAGAAAAAATATGGTTAAAGAAGGTGATAGGGTTAAAGCAGGTGACATTATTGCAGAGGTTGGAAGTTCAGGACTTTCTACCGGCGCCCATCTTCATTTTGAGGTCTTTCTTGATGATAAACCCATTGATCCTGAAAGGTTTTTTAAAATTAAAGACAGGGTGGCCTGA